In Acidobacteriota bacterium, the DNA window CCTCCGATAGCTGACTGCAAGTTCGCGCAGAGGGGGCGGCAGCCGATCGGGGACGGGGTGCGTAGCACGTCGGTCGAACACGCGCCGAATGACGTCCTTGAGGAGCCTGGCGTCCACCCGAGCGTGATCCGCATCCAAATCCACCGAGACTCGGGCATGCTCACCAAGTCTGGTCTCGAGAGCCATGCCTCCCTTGACCGCCCATCGGTTCGGCGCAACTTTCGTGAGTCGTACGATCACGCGTTCCAGGGCGGCCTGGCGACGGATGATGTATGCGGGAACGCCGAGACGACGGGCCCGGTCGCGCAGCGTGGCCTCGACCGCAGCGCGAAAGCCGGCGGGCGTCGCGTACTCACGCACGCTTGCCGGCCTCCTCGATTGCTCGTTCGACAAGCTGTCGAACACGTGCCGACCTGCGCGTTACGGCCGTCCGCAGTTCGTTCGCTGATACGA includes these proteins:
- a CDS encoding nucleotidyl transferase AbiEii/AbiGii toxin family protein, with translation MFDSLSNEQSRRPASVREYATPAGFRAAVEATLRDRARRLGVPAYIIRRQAALERVIVRLTKVAPNRWAVKGGMALETRLGEHARVSVDLDADHARVDARLLKDVIRRVFDRRATHPVPDRLPPPLRELAVSYRREAERVGLPTNLDDVHRLLGAWLDPILSEVRSR